Proteins encoded by one window of Sorex araneus isolate mSorAra2 chromosome 3, mSorAra2.pri, whole genome shotgun sequence:
- the ERG28 gene encoding ergosterol biosynthetic protein 28 homolog → MSRFLSVLRSWLVMVSIIAAGNTLQSFRDHSFLYEKLYTGKPDLVNGLQARTFGIWTLLSSLIRCLCAIDIHNKTLYHITLWTFLLALGHFLSELFIYGTAAPTIGVLAPLMVASFSVLGMLAGFRYLEAEPASRQKKRT, encoded by the exons ATGAGCCGGTTCCTGAGCGTGCTGCGGAGCTGGTTGGTGATGGTGTCCATCATCGCCGCGGGGAACACACTGCAGAgtttcagggaccactccttccTCTATGAGAAGCTCTACACCGGCAAGCCAGACCTTG TGAACGGCCTCCAGGCTCGGACCTTTGGGATCTGGACCCTGCTGTCCTCCCTGATTCGCTGCCTCTGTGCCATCGACATCCACAATAAGAC GCTCTACCACATCACACTCTGGACCTTCCTCCTCGCACTGGGCCACTTCCTCTCCGAGTTGTTCATCTATGGGACCGCAGCCCCCACGATCGGCGTCCTGGCACCCCTGATGGTGGCAA GTTTCTCAGTCCTGGGCATGCTGGCGGGGTTCCGCTACCTGGAGGCAGAACCAGCATCCAGACAGAAGAAGAGGACCTGA